The window ATAGGTCGGCTGCGCTTTGACAAAGGTGGCCAGGGCGAGATTGCAGGCCGCTGGCTGATTGCGCAGCGGCAGGGTGGCCGCCGCCAGGGCGTCAGCGGCGCCGCCGGTGCGTTGCAACAGCTCCCGCTCTCCCATAGCGGCCCGTTCGGTGCGGGCAAGAATGGCCATCCGGGACAGGCGCGCGGCCTCATCTATCACCGTGTAGGTCTGATAGATGGCAATCATGCCCAATGGCAGCAATGCCAAGGTCATGAGAGCGGCGAGCCGAAAAAACAGCCCGCCAGCCAGTGCCCGCCCCAGTTTCATATCAGGCCACGCTTTGCTGCGACACGATGCCTGCAGTTACGGTGTCGGTCAGCTCCAGCGGCTCGTTTTCGCTCAGATTCATCAGCTCGGCCAACCGCGCCCGGCCTCTGTTCACCCGGCTCTTGATCGTGCCGACCTTGACGCCGCAGGTTTCTGCGGCCTCCTCATAAGAGAACCCGCCGGCGCCAACCAGGATCAGCGCCTCGCGCTGTTCATCGTTCAGCTGTTCGAAAGCTTTGTTGAAATCGCGCATGTTCAGGCGCCCGTCATGATCAGGTTTCTGCGAAAGCTGCTCGGACAGGACGCCATCGCCGTCCTCCACCTCGCGGCGGCGTTTACGGCGTAGAGAGTAATACGTGTTGCGCAGGATCGTAAAGAGCCAGGCCCGCATATTGGAGCCTTCCTCGAATTTGTCGATATTGGTCCAGGCTTTAACCAAGGTATCCTGCACCAGATCATCGGCCATGGCCGTATTCCGGGTCAGACTGATGGCAAACGCACGCATGGCACCAAGGTGGTCCACCAGCTCGTCTCTGGGATCGCCCATCAGGAGTCATCCTCATCACGATTGGCGCTTTCGATCGGCGCCGCGCCCTTGGCTTTCAACTGGTCGAGAAGATTTGCGAACCGGTCGGGGATAGGCTCCGACGCAAGCGTATCAAACGCCTTTTTCAGGTTGCTGTCGATCTCTCGCTCGATCGCGTCACCGCGTTTTTCTGTTGCCTTGTGCTTTTCCATACGATCCAACTATATTTTTTTACGCACACTCTGGAACCAAACGCAGTGACCAGACGTATGGTTCCATATGTATTCAGAAAAAAAGG of the Phaeobacter sp. A36a-5a genome contains:
- a CDS encoding NepR family anti-sigma factor, which codes for MEKHKATEKRGDAIEREIDSNLKKAFDTLASEPIPDRFANLLDQLKAKGAAPIESANRDEDDS
- a CDS encoding RNA polymerase sigma factor, which produces MGDPRDELVDHLGAMRAFAISLTRNTAMADDLVQDTLVKAWTNIDKFEEGSNMRAWLFTILRNTYYSLRRKRRREVEDGDGVLSEQLSQKPDHDGRLNMRDFNKAFEQLNDEQREALILVGAGGFSYEEAAETCGVKVGTIKSRVNRGRARLAELMNLSENEPLELTDTVTAGIVSQQSVA